CAATTTGGTTGTAATAAGAATGCTGACCTTGATGATTTTAAACCACCAATTCCTGACCAAAGTGAGATACAAAATATACCGCTGAACGATCCTGATGAATTTGTATTTGAGGGGCTTAATTCTGGTTTATTTCCTTGGGGAAATACTTTGATAAACAATCAATACAATACAGATTATATCAATGTTTGCAAAAGCCTGGGAGATTTAAGTTTAATAGAAAATCCTGAGGAAAAGGAACCAATTGTAATTTTAACCTTAGGGCCAAGTAACCCGCATAAAATATTTGAAGGGATAAAGTACGCACAAATGGAGGATCCGGGTTTCGGGGAAAATATTCGGTATGTAAATGGCGCAATTGGCGGAATTGATTTTAATGATATTTTAAATCCCGCAGGGCCATATTGGACTCAGGTTGACAGCACGCTGCAATCTCAAAATATTTCCGCTTCTCAAGTGCAGGTTATATTTTGTATCGAAGATGATCTTTTGAATCAGGACACTACAATTTTGAGAGCATATCAGCTCAAAGAAAATTATATAAATTTATTAGAGGAGATACGATCAAAATTCCCAAATTGCATTTTATTTCTGGCAGGTGATAAAGGATATAATAATTATTCCTCAGAAGAAAGATTTGCAGAACCAAAAGGATATCTGAATGGATGGGCCATAAAATTATTGTTGGAGGATTATATAAATGGATATATGGCAGATTATCCATTTATCTATTGGCTTGATTATTATTGGGCTAATGGTATTACTCCAAGATGGGATGGACTTACATATGCATTATCCGATTTTAATGCACCGGATTATATTCACCTTACAACAGAAAAAGCTAATGAACTAGGTCGGGCTACACATGAAAAACTCAAATCGGATCCGGGTGCAATGTATTGGTATAAATGAAGTAGGAAGTAGGATGTAGGAAGTAGGATGTAGGAAGTAGGAAGTAGGAAGTAGGAAGTAGGAAATAGGATGTAGGAAGTAGGATGAAGATGAATTCGAAAATATTAGTTCAAGGGGCTTTTAGATATATTTAGTATTTTCAACTTAACAAATCTTAAAAGAAATTAACTCCTGACCTATAATTAATTCGACTACATTTGAATCGTAAAAAATGCATTATGCTCAACAGAAAGCGATTTCTTTATACAGCGATCACTGGCACCGCAGCAATATTGCTGAATCCCATAAAAGTGAAAGCAAATACTTTTGCAGATGAAAAACCACCATTTGATACAGCACTTGTAAAAGAATTTGTTGGCACCTCACATCGCGATATGGCTAAAGTTGTAGAATTGTATAGCGCTTATCCGGCACTATTAAATGTTGCGTGGGACTGGGGAGGTGGCGATTTTGAAACTGCATTAGGAGCGGCAAGTCATGTTGGATATATTGAGTTGGTAAATTACCTTGTAGATAAAGGAGCACAAATGAATTTTTTAACCCTTTGTTTACTAGGCAAAACCGATATGGTGAAAAATATGTTAACGGCCTATCCTGCTTTATTAAACATGAAAGGGCCGCATGGATTTTCACCTTTGCACCATGCGAATCAAGGTGAGGATAATGCATTGGAAGTAAAAGAATATTTAGTTTCCCTAGGGGCAGTGGAAACAAAATTCAAGATGCCATTTCACGATTGAAATATTGATCAAATATTTTTTGGGTTCAAAATTTAAGTAAACATAAATACTTTAATTTGACGAATCCTTAACTCTTACCATTGCCGTGAATTTATCGGTGCCATACTGCCGATATAATTCAACACTTATTTGCAAATTTGAATAACTGGGATCAAACCCTTCGTTAACTTTAGTAACTTCCCAAGTGGTGGTATAATTCTCATTATTTGCATCAACGTTTTGTTTATATTTTTTTAATAAAACACAACAGGGAGTAGTAATATTATCCACAACCTCAATATAATTATCATATTGCTGTTTTGCATCAGGATAATTTGAATCCTCAACAAGTACATTGTACCATTGCCAGTAATCGAACACAGGCACCAAATTTATAACTGCTATTCCAGCATTCTGAAATGAAACGAGAGAAATGTATTGCTCAGTAAATGTTGCTGAAGTATCTCGTCCCAAGCGCAGATATTCATATGAGTTCTCATACCCTTCCATTATAAATTCAAATACATCTACCGGGGACAGAAAAATAGTTTTCTCATCAGACAATTCATCCAGAAAATCATCATATTCTTCATAGGCCTCCTCATAATACTCTTCATCATACTCATCATCATATTCATCATAATACTCATCATAATAATCATCAACGTCATCAATTGTATCACCCACATATCCCTCTCGCAAATAGTCATACTCCTCTGAAAGCAAAGGATCCGTAGTCCCTGAAAATACTCCATTCACAAAATAACCATCCATTACCGTTTTATCAGGCCCTACATATACTCCCTTGCCATCACAAGCATTTAAAGAAAAATTTCCACGATAGGAAGAACCATCACTCCAAACATAATATCCTTCCCCCGAACGCAGTCCGTTAAGCCAGTAACCCTCGTAGGTATCACCTTCTTCGCCCACATATTTTCCATATCCTGTGATACAGTTACCTGACAGGCAGCCAGTTTGCGCGATTGATAGATTAATAAAAAAAAGAAATAAAGCCGTGGCAATCAATAATTTTTTCAAAGTGTGGAATTAGGTAATGGTGAAGATATTGTTAAAGGTAATCAATATTTATGTCAAAAATATATAAAATCACCAAAATTTTAAAAGAGCGGTATTATAATAAATACGTTACTTTTATTTTTAAAAAAAGTATTTGTTTTCTTTCTACAAATAACAAGAAAACTATTTAGAATTAATTTTCAATAATGAACATTTTTTGAATTTCGGTATCCTCAAAAATGATGCTCACAAAATATACGCCATTGGCAAATTCCGAAACTGAATATTTTTTATCTGTATCAGGAGTAAGGTCTTCTAAAATAAGTTTTCCATTAACATCAAAAACACGAACAATATTAGGTGCAATTTCGTTTGAAGAGATTATTGCAAAGTAATTTGTTGCAGGATTAGGAAAAATTTCTAAACTGATCTGATCAACAGAAGTATTTAACCTGCAATCGCCGGTTGTAATTGTATATACAGGACTCCAAGCGGTTGATTCAATTATTCCGAGTGTATCACAAACTACCTGGTATTTATATTCATATTCTGTATTACATTCTAACCCCGTAATTTTTGTATTAGGATCTGCGCTGTTCTTTTTCATCCAGGTATCTGTTCCTGCTTCGCGATATTTGATGCGATATTGGCCTGCAGCGTCTATATCACTAAAAAAATATTTTATAGCTGTAGGTGTTATAATTGTGGTGAGTAATTCGGTTTGTGAACAATTAAAAATATCACCTGCTGCAATGGGTTCATCAGGTACAGCATTATATGCATAACTTTTTATTGTGGTATAATTATAATCTACATAAGCCTGAATATATCCATAATGATTTTCGCCGTCTATATTCAGTTTTACGCCAATATAACCTTCATTGAATGGCCACTCACCGAATGCAACCATAAATACATCGTCAATAAAACAACCATCATAATCTCCAAAGGCACCATATTCCTGATCGGCCCACAAATATGCGCCACCATTTTTAAATCCAAGGTCTTCCGACACTAATGTTCCGAAATCCATACGAGGTGTAATGTCATCTGTTACGGTTACAACAGCTCCGCAAGAAGAAGAGTAACCCCCAACATAATTGTCGAAGATGACAATATTTTCAAAAGCAACGCTATTACTGCCAAGTGCAATTACATTCATGTAATAGGTATCCAACACACTTGCTGAGGAAAATGAGACTGAAACGGCATAAATTCTGAAATCGTTGATACCATCATCATTCATATCTATTAAATATTCGTCCGTTGCAAATTCCCACCAATCAATTCCCACCTGAACATCAGGGTCAATATCTGTATACACGATCTGGGCATCTGCACCATGCCCAACTGCAAGAAAAGCTGCGCAGGCTGCTGAATACTGTGTCAATTTTGGTAATTTTTGGTTTTTCATTACTTGTGGTTTTGGGTTAAGAACAAATATGTGATTCAAATATAAACAAATATCGAGTTTTGGAAGAATGCAGAGAAAGAAAGTTTTCAAAACAAATCCGGTTGGGTTTGTTCATACTATTATATATGCCAATAATAGTCACAAATTACAGTTTGGACCCGGCATAAAAAAAGAGAGCTGAATTCAGCTCTCTTGGTCTATTTCAAATTTTAC
The genomic region above belongs to Bacteroidota bacterium and contains:
- a CDS encoding SGNH/GDSL hydrolase family protein; this encodes MIAKNKVVLLLTVAVVFIQFGCNKNADLDDFKPPIPDQSEIQNIPLNDPDEFVFEGLNSGLFPWGNTLINNQYNTDYINVCKSLGDLSLIENPEEKEPIVILTLGPSNPHKIFEGIKYAQMEDPGFGENIRYVNGAIGGIDFNDILNPAGPYWTQVDSTLQSQNISASQVQVIFCIEDDLLNQDTTILRAYQLKENYINLLEEIRSKFPNCILFLAGDKGYNNYSSEERFAEPKGYLNGWAIKLLLEDYINGYMADYPFIYWLDYYWANGITPRWDGLTYALSDFNAPDYIHLTTEKANELGRATHEKLKSDPGAMYWYK
- a CDS encoding ankyrin repeat domain-containing protein, with amino-acid sequence MLNRKRFLYTAITGTAAILLNPIKVKANTFADEKPPFDTALVKEFVGTSHRDMAKVVELYSAYPALLNVAWDWGGGDFETALGAASHVGYIELVNYLVDKGAQMNFLTLCLLGKTDMVKNMLTAYPALLNMKGPHGFSPLHHANQGEDNALEVKEYLVSLGAVETKFKMPFHD
- a CDS encoding T9SS type A sorting domain-containing protein produces the protein MKNQKLPKLTQYSAACAAFLAVGHGADAQIVYTDIDPDVQVGIDWWEFATDEYLIDMNDDGINDFRIYAVSVSFSSASVLDTYYMNVIALGSNSVAFENIVIFDNYVGGYSSSCGAVVTVTDDITPRMDFGTLVSEDLGFKNGGAYLWADQEYGAFGDYDGCFIDDVFMVAFGEWPFNEGYIGVKLNIDGENHYGYIQAYVDYNYTTIKSYAYNAVPDEPIAAGDIFNCSQTELLTTIITPTAIKYFFSDIDAAGQYRIKYREAGTDTWMKKNSADPNTKITGLECNTEYEYKYQVVCDTLGIIESTAWSPVYTITTGDCRLNTSVDQISLEIFPNPATNYFAIISSNEIAPNIVRVFDVNGKLILEDLTPDTDKKYSVSEFANGVYFVSIIFEDTEIQKMFIIEN